The Triticum urartu cultivar G1812 chromosome 5, Tu2.1, whole genome shotgun sequence genome contains the following window.
CTTGAAGTTCTGAGCCGCCTGCTCAGTGGCCGGCCCGGAACTCGGGGGTTACGCCCAGTGGGTGCACTGGCGCGCCCCCATGAAAGATTGCAAGAATTGAAAACAAGAAGCAAATATCGTACCCGGATGGCCGCTTGCATTGCCAGAAGCTCCTGCCTGTACTGTAGGAGGGTGGCGCCGTGGGTGTTGAATTGGGCCAGGATGTCCTGCACTGCCACGTTGAGGACACCCGAGCTAGCCCCAGACGTCCAGTCCGGCAGAGCGGCGCTGGTAGCCTCGGTATCGGGCACCGACGAGCTCGTGGCCCCAACCTCCGTCGGCCTTGGCGCCGAGACCGCCTTCACCGGGCGTGGGCGCGCGGGAACACGGATTGTGGGAATCCGGCCCACAACCAGCTCGCCGCCAGATGGCGGCACCACCGGGGCTTCAGGCTGGCTACTTTGTGCGTCGGTAGTAGGCGCGCGCGGAGGCACCTCCATCTCCGGGACGACGGGATCAGCCCTTCTCACCTCCAGGGCCGGCTGGTCGAACCCAGCCCCTCCAGTCGTCGCCTTGCCCTCCAACACCAGCAGCTCTGTGTGTTGCGTGCCAGTGACCTCCGGAGCCCGGCCACGGGATGCCTCCTCTTCCTGCGCCTTGGCGGCCGCGTTCCCCTGCTCCTTGGCCGCTGCGTCGGCTTGTTCCTTGGCCGTGGCGTCAGCCTCCTCCCGTGTTGCgccagccgcctccgcctccgatCGAGCCGCGGCGTCCCGCTCCTGCCGCGCCTCCAGCGCGTTCTTCTCCGTCGCATCCCGGAGGGCGGCAACCGGGTCCATGCGGCGGAAGACTTCGGGGCCGCCTGTCCCCCCCAATCACCGAGGCGGACGGGGCCCGTGAAAGAGAAAGTGGGGCCCTACACAACATAGCATGAAGAAGCTAAGAAGAGTTTGCGAGAAAAGAAAAGCAAAAGCAAGACAAAGCGACTAAAGCACTTACACGGACACCATCGGGTGCTGCTTCGGGCCCTTCAGGATGATGCCCGCCTTCGCGGCCTCTTGCCGCTTGGTCGCGGTAACTGAGACCTTGGCTTTCTTGGGCCGACTGGTGAACAACCCGGCATTGGCCCGGCGCTTCGGCACGCTGGGTGCTCCAGTCGGCGCCGTCGAGGAGCTGGCTCCCGTCCTGTCAGCGTCGAAGGCGCGGCGTGACTCGTCgtcctcctcgtcatcatccgGCCACTCCCAAAGGCCACCTCATGCGGAGCCGCCTGCTCCCTCACCGCCGCCTCCTGCGGCGTCGTCCTCCTCCATGGTGGCCACCCCCAGCACGGGGTCGTCCATGTCGCTTTCCGCGCGGTCCGCTAGGTACTGATGGCCTGGGGCCGATGCGTCACTTGCCGACTGGCCTAGGAAGCGCTGCAACATGGCCGGATGGTCAGGCGGCAAAAAGAATTTTGGgcaagcaaagaaaaagagtcAGAAACTTAATGGAGGAGGTAGGTTAGCACGGCTGTACGAAACCTTGCTGAACTGCCAGCTTCCCTTGATGAGCTTGCAGTCGGAGAAGAAGTTGACCAGCTAGACCACCTCCATGTCCGGCAGCGCTTTGGTGGACATCCGACACGGGTTCCGAAGCCTGCTCATGTTGCTGATCAAGTGGGGTCAGGCTTGAAGAGGCAGCACCCAACGCTCCACAAAGGCCGCCAGCAGATCCGAGGCCCTGAGGCCCTCCGACTCTGTCATCTCCTGTAGCCGGGTGAGAGCGGTGGAGCAGgtgcactacaagaaatatgtcaacttgtgaccttgactattggtcaTTGAAAGGTCATTTTtttcatttgtgacctttttgtgaccaaaaacagaaggtcaaaagctagCGGTCGTAAattgaaattaacgaccttctctgtgagaaggtcgtagacgtttacgaccaaaatagaaggtcgttgaacccatgaccttttgttttggtcactagctGTCTATCcaggccacgtcggatccgacgtggcaatctgacgtggcaaaatTGGGATCAATTGAAAAGGTCACTGACAAGATTTAGCCCGGTCCAGTTCAGTCTTCTTTATGGGCCGAGCCCATTTATTATTATTTTCCTGTCAATTTATGTGAGCTACATGGGCCAAGCACAAGAATTCAGCTTTTTTTTTCTTCTAGGACGTGGCCTTCTATAGTCCATTTCGTTTTTGGGCCTTCTATAGTCCATTTTGTTTTTGCGCCTCAGCCATTTCATTGTCCACTTCGTTTTTGGGCCTCCATATCAAACTTTCAGGAACTTGCTCGCAGGACACAAGCTTATTCCAGCGACAGTGAAACAGAGGAAATTCGAACAAGTAGCGAGAGCATTTTATTTCTTTCAACATGAAAGGACTTTTGAAACAGCCACGAGCACACAGTAGGTACATTCAACAGAGACTAAATTAACATCAAATTGAAGCAACAAAGGGCAGTCTGAGAACATGAACTACATGGGACACGGTAGCTACCATTTCTACCAACTGCAGCTGCTTGAAAGAGGGACTACCAAGGAGCTAAACTAACAGCGACCATCAATCATAAATTGGTGACTTCAGCAATAAGCGGCAACGGCGACATTCTAGAGAACCCCTTCCCCCACTGTTGCTTGGTGTGCCGCATCACTAGTCACCCTGCACACAGCAAGTTTTCATATGTTTAGAGCAAATCAACATGTTGAGCAGTTAGGGAATACACGGGGAGGAAGTAGGCGGGTGGATCAGGATGGTCTCACCTCGTTGTCGTCGTCCTTGTCGCTCACCTCAGACTTGGACTTGTCAGATTTGCTCGATGCCTCTCCTGCCTGAAACAGGGATAGGCTCGAAAGAGCGTGGATCAGTACCACAATGTTGTGTTAATCTCACGGGGCTATGATTCTGATGGAGGTGTTTGGCATGAATGTTATACATATGGGTAGTTGTAAGCATTGACCTTCTTGGTGTACTCGGCCTTGAGCATCTCATCCTTGGCAACATCGGGAGACTTCTCCTTCTGTTCATTCAAACAGAGGAAAAAAACAGCAGAAATGTTAGTGTGGTGCAAGTCAATAGATTCCTGGATAACAATTAACAGAAGAATAGTTGAACAAACAGCAGAAATGTTCGTGTGGTGCAAGGCAATAGATTACTGGATAACAATTAACAGAAGAATAGTTGAACAAATCATGCGAAATGGCATGGTGAATTTGGAAACTAAAATTTGAGCAGTAGTTTGAATCGATGAGTAGAGACTGTATAAATTCTAACTAGGCTACAAACATGAACAGTACAGACCATAAATTTAAACAACCAAATTGAGAATAGCAGTAGATCAACAATTGAATAGCAACCGAATTCTAAATATCATTGACCATCTGGGTCGAACAATACCCAAATGACACCATGCAGCGAGACAGAAACATGTAAACGAACACACGGTCGACCAAAATTCCATCGCATCACCAAGCAAACACTAGGATCAAGCGGAAGAGACCAAGACCAAATAGAGCGGTAACAAAGAGAGTATGGGGGAGCGGTAACTTACAGCGTCACTCAAGATACTTCCACTTCTCACCACCGGCCTTGCCAACCTGCGATTTGAACACAAATCAGGACACATGATTCCCAAGGAGAAGTATCACAACACTTGTTTGAACGAGAATAAGGAGACATGGGAGGGAGCAAAGGGAACCGATATGCTTACCATGGAGACCTGCTTGATGTTGGAGTCCTTCTGGAAGTTGTCCCTGCGAAAACAGAACCAAAACGGGCCCAGGTCAGGACACATCACCACACCACATAAACAATGTGAATCGAAGCACAACAGCGAATCAAATCCTGGGCTCACATGAAGACTAAGAAAGCACTCAGGGGCACTTGGGCTTGTTGGAGTCCTTCTCGGCTTTCTCTTCTTCACCGCGAGTTTGCATCGCCACAAAAACAATAGCAACAAAGCGAATCAGAACCCGACGCGAAACAACAACAGGAAAACCTAGATAGAATGTAATAAACATAGATAGAAAGTAATAAAATTGTACCCCTGATGCAGACCAGGAATCAGCCCAAACAATCAGTTTGCAGACAAATAAGTACACCATCTTGGAGGAAATGGAAATGTAACCTTACACAAACACATATTCATCGACATTTTGAAACGAAACCGATCGACATCTTCTTGAACTATACCACTATACCAGCACCACTAGTTACTACTCTTAATAATGATAAACCTACGTAAGTAGACAGTAGACCAAAGTTACTCGTCacatcacccccccccccccccccccccccccgactgATTGATTAACAAAAGGAAAACACAAGTAATAATTGAGAAGAAAACCACATGACGCTAGACTGAGCTGAGCTATTGTTGTCATCATGCATGTAACAGCCGGCCGGCCGTAGTTGTCAAGGTCGATCATGGGAAGGTGCCGTTGAGAGTGGGCATGTCCGGTCGTGCCATCATCGAGGCCGAATCATGGATGGTCTGATAGAGTTATCACAAGCAAACTTACACGTACACATGCAGTTTTAATTAATTAAATGATTAGGCAGCAAAGGCAATTGGAAATCTAGGAGTTGACTTGGATCGTGAACAAGCATATCCGACCACAAGATTTAATTAATTAAGTAACCAAAATTTACTTGGCCTAGGAATAGAAAAGCAAAGCTCGATGTACATAAACGGTCTGGCAGTTACCTTCTCAACATACTGCTCCCTCATAACTAGGCTGACATTCTCCTTCTTGAATGCAGTCTCAAGAATCTGAAAATCACAATTCTTAGTGTTAGCTTGTAAAAGAATCGATACTGCTAGTTCTGGGTATTCCTAAGTGAATCATTCAAGCGCCAAAATCCAATGGCATGCAGGTCCTACACCCGCCAGGATTGTCAACTTCtcatcaaatccaacaaaacacCAACTGAAGAGAACTGTGAGGCATCAAAAGTAAAGCTAACTATGTCATGGAAACCACAACAGATAATTCTCCAACAACAAAGGTAACAGCATACCACAGGGCTGCCAAATCGAGCAATAGTGTCAAGTAAATTTCCTCAAATGCTTGCTAGTAAGGATTGCAATAGTCGAGCTGCTGCAGTGATGCAATAGTGCCAAATCAATGGTGCACAACTGCATCAAATCGAGCAATAGTGCCAAATCACTTCACCTACTCATGCCAAAGTGCACCCAAATGTCTCTATTAGTCCAGCAGCATCTAAATCGAACTCCACATGCATGCTAGTAAGGGAATCCACTGGCAAACGAACGAAGATTTGGTCGCGAGCCAAACCCACGATGGACGGTGCAAAGATGGTACCTCGAAGGTGCTGGAGCCGGACTGGAGGAGGTCGGGCTGGCCGTCCTGGCGGGGCAGCGTGCTGCGGTAGATGACGTCGCCGCAGGCCATCACGGTGCGGGGCAGGCCCACCGCCTCCACCAGCTGCCGCCCCATCTTGGCCCCGAGCTCTGCCGATGCCATCACCTGCCGGACCAACGCCGCCACGGCGGGGGGCGCCCGGCGGCGCCGGCGAAGGCGGAGACTCCTGGAGCCGCTTGACGAGCACCTGGCCGGCGGAGGCGGAGACGTCAGCCACCAGATGTGGTGCCTCGCCGATCTGTGCGCGgtgggagaggaggaggagggacgcGGCGGCGGGGCTAAGGTTGGGGGAGATGAGGAGGTCGTCGGCGGTGGGGATGGGGGAGGCCGGCGGTGGGGTAGGGGTTGGGATGGCAGAGAGAGGGAGGTATGGGTCGGGGAGAGGGAGATTGTGAGGTGAGGGAAGGGAAGGGGATGGGATGGCGGCGGCTGCGTATGGATCTGGGAGAGAGGGAAGGGAGCAGGGGAGGTGGTGGATCTGGCCGCTGGGCGTCGAGGGAACGGAGCAGGGGAGGGGGTGGATCTGGCCGCCGCCATGTCCATGGCCATGCCATGCGGCTAGGTCTAGGTCATGAGCGAGGAGGGAGCGCGGATCCGACCGCGGCCTTGGGAGagaaggggaggggaggggttgcCGGCGGCCGGGGTTGGGGGAGAGGACGGAGGACGGCACTGGCAGCGGCTGGGTGGTGGGGGATCGAGAGGGTTGGGGGTGGCGGCTGTGggacgagagggggagagtggaTCGGGGGAGAGGAGTGGATCGGAGAAGCTAGGGTTTGGGTGAGAGGGTGAGGGCTGCCGTTGGATCCAGAAGCATCCGACGGTGGTTGATGCATGATCCTCGTGATATGCCTATGGACCAATCAGAACGCACCAAACAGTTTGACGATTTTTTGACCAAATAAATTGGTCGTGATTGATtacatacaatttttttattccttttttcaatgcttaaaatgagtttttttgtgaaagAACTATCCAATATTTGTTCAAATGATGTCATATTTTGCACAAGTTTCATCTTAAATTGGCAAACAACATTGACAAAGAGAGTTTTCATTTtcttggacgaaaaaaccattttccatttttcgagtgcccaaaaggagtttttttgtgaaggacctcccaaataattgttgtaaaattggaccaaatcatttttctaaaatactaggccatatttaatgcacaattgaccaaatggttgggtgtaaaaagttttgatccacctatggtgaaaaagacaaatttccgccgatttagttggaagtgggtcaaatttgaactgcggctgcctcatagtttgctttttattttttccaaaaatcatttctaggtacataagtatctatttaatcatagaaatatcaaaagttttccaagattcaaccactaacTAGGAACGCTCATTCCAGCCGTTTTGACCGCATCTTGAAAcgagcataaaaaattcaaaaaaaatcaaaaaaattgggaaaccttcgcattgtgtcattatatgtggccaagttcccaggaaaaataacaaacttgtaatacgacaattattttaaaaaaatgttctcagaaatgagctatcatgcgtgaagattcatggctttcaagccaaatgatcaatctcatggccacattcatggcataatttgttcaaatgatctcatattatgcacaagggtgcatattggaattccAAAGAATGTTTCCTAAGggactttttattttctttgcacggaaaattcattttccattttccgagtgcctgaattgagttctttttgtgaaggacctaccatatacttgttgcaaaattggaccaaatcaattttataaaatactaggccatatttgattcacaattgaccaaatggttgggtgtcaaaagtcttgatccacctctggtgaaaaagataaattcccgccgatttagtaggaagcgggtcatatttgaactgcagctgcctcatagtttgctctttattctttcaaaaaatcatttctagatacataagtatctatttaatcagagaaacatcaaaagttttccaagattcaaccactagctaggaacggtcaaaccCGCCGTTTTCATCGCATTtcgaaacgggcataaaaaattcaaaaaaaatcaaaatattgggaaaccttcgcattctgtcattatatgtgaccaagtttctaggaaaaataataaacttgtaatacgacaattatttttaaaaagtgttctcagaaatgagctatcacgcATGAAGATTAAgggttttcaagccaaatgatcaatcttatggccataTTCATGGCaaagtttgttcaaatgatctcatattgtgcacaagggtgcatattgaaattccaaacaatgttgcctaagggactttttattttctttgcccggaaaattcattttccattttttgagtgcccgaaTTAAGTTCTTTTTGTgcaggacctaccatatatttgttgcaaaattggaccaaatcaattttctaaaacactaggccatatttgattcgcaattgaccaaatggttgggtgtcaaaatccttgatccacctctggtgaaaaagacaaattcccgccgatttagtagtttgctctttattttttcaaaaaatcatttttagatacataagtatctatttaattagagaaacatcaaaaaaattccaaggttcaaccactagctaggaacggtcatgcccgccgttttgaccgcattttgaaacgggcataataaattcaaaaaaaatcaaaaaattggtaaagcttcgcattgtgtcattatatgtgaccaagtttctaggaaaaataataaacttgtaatacggcaattattttaaaaaagtgttctcagaaatgagctatcacgtGTGAAGATTAAgggttttcaagccaaatgatcaatcttatggccacattcatggcaaagtttgttcaaatgatctcatattgtgcacaaggg
Protein-coding sequences here:
- the LOC125508194 gene encoding proline-rich receptor-like protein kinase PERK2; its protein translation is MAMDMAAARSTPSPAPFPRRPAARSTTSPAPFPLSQIHTQPPPSHPLPFPHLTISLSPTHTSLSLPSQPLPHRRPPPSPPPTTSSSPPTLAPPPRPSSSSPTAHRSARHHIWWLTSPPPPARCSSSGSRSLRLRRRRRAPPAVAALVRQVMASAELGAKMGRQLVEAVGLPRTVMACGDVIYRSTLPRQDGQPDLLQSGSSTFEILETAFKKENVSLVMREQYVEKKRKPRRTPTSPSAPECFLSLHGQLPEGLQHQAGLHGWQGRW